A genomic stretch from Bosea sp. F3-2 includes:
- a CDS encoding ABC transporter ATP-binding protein: protein MSALNTVVLEARDLAKSFGGVKAVDGVSFSAEAGRLIALIGPNGAGKTTCFNLLNGQLKPDRGEVLLAGKPITGLEPRKIWRLGVGRTFQITATFASMTVRENVQMALISHASESWRLFGRANGRHCKAADALLDQVGMTQQAERACGVLAYGDLKRVELAVALANAPKLLLMDEPTAGMAPQERIALMALTARIAKERGIAVLFTEHDMDVVFAHADRVLVLDRGRLIAAGTSAEVRNDPQVRAVYLGSGATSGGH, encoded by the coding sequence ATGAGCGCGCTCAACACCGTCGTGCTGGAGGCCCGCGACCTCGCCAAATCCTTCGGCGGGGTGAAGGCGGTCGATGGTGTTTCCTTTTCGGCCGAGGCTGGGCGCCTGATCGCCCTGATCGGCCCCAACGGCGCCGGCAAGACGACCTGCTTCAACCTGCTGAACGGGCAGCTGAAGCCCGATCGCGGCGAAGTACTTCTTGCGGGCAAGCCGATCACCGGGCTGGAGCCGCGCAAAATCTGGCGCCTCGGTGTCGGCCGCACTTTCCAGATCACCGCGACCTTCGCCTCGATGACCGTACGCGAAAACGTCCAGATGGCGCTGATCTCGCATGCCAGCGAGAGCTGGCGCCTCTTTGGCCGCGCCAACGGGCGCCACTGCAAGGCTGCGGATGCGCTGCTCGATCAGGTCGGCATGACCCAACAGGCCGAGCGCGCCTGCGGCGTGCTCGCCTATGGCGACCTGAAGCGTGTCGAGCTTGCGGTCGCGCTCGCCAATGCGCCGAAGCTCTTGCTGATGGACGAGCCGACCGCCGGCATGGCGCCGCAGGAGCGCATCGCCCTGATGGCACTCACCGCCCGCATCGCGAAGGAGAGGGGCATCGCCGTGCTGTTCACCGAGCACGACATGGACGTCGTCTTCGCTCATGCCGACCGCGTGCTGGTGCTTGACCGCGGCCGGCTGATCGCGGCCGGGACCAGTGCCGAGGTGCGCAACGACCCGCAGGTTCGCGCCGTCTATCTCGGCTCCGGCGCGACCTCGGGAGGGCACTGA
- a CDS encoding M20 family metallopeptidase yields the protein MDNRNDLWRHVDANKERLIALSDRVWGMPEVCYTEKRSVAEHVAELKHQGFRITENVADIPTAVIGEAGEGGPVIAFLGEYDALPGLSQEAGIAEHKEIETGGHGHGCGHNLLGSAAMLAAVAMKDWLAENKIPGRVRYYGCPAEEGGAAKAFMVRAGAFDDADVAISWHPSSFWEVAPALALANTRADFVFTGRASHAAAAPHLGRSALDAVELMNVGVNYMREHMPSDARVHYALLDTGGIAPNVVQAHARVRYSIRARDLRGMLELVQRVKKIAEGAALMTETKMEMRIVSAVSDLVANTPLEEAMHKVMEELGAPHFDDADKAYAEKIRATLSAQDIAAIWRTVGMQDTGTPLADFLVPRDAKRNPAIGSTDIGDVSWAVPTVQAHAPTVALGTPFHTWQVVAQGKSPAAHKAMVHVAKAMAATGAAVLSDPALMEAAKADHKARLGKEGYTSPLPPEVKPPLTMSLG from the coding sequence ATGGACAATCGAAACGATCTCTGGCGGCATGTCGATGCGAACAAGGAGCGCTTGATCGCGCTGAGCGACCGGGTCTGGGGCATGCCGGAGGTGTGCTACACCGAGAAGCGCTCGGTGGCCGAGCATGTCGCCGAGCTGAAGCACCAGGGCTTCCGCATCACCGAGAACGTCGCCGACATCCCCACCGCCGTCATCGGCGAGGCTGGCGAAGGCGGCCCGGTCATCGCCTTCCTCGGCGAGTACGACGCCCTGCCCGGCCTCTCGCAGGAAGCCGGTATCGCCGAGCACAAGGAGATCGAGACTGGCGGCCACGGCCATGGCTGCGGCCACAACCTGCTCGGCTCCGCCGCGATGCTCGCAGCCGTGGCGATGAAGGACTGGCTCGCCGAGAACAAGATCCCCGGCCGCGTGCGCTATTATGGCTGCCCGGCCGAGGAAGGCGGCGCCGCCAAGGCCTTCATGGTCCGCGCCGGCGCCTTCGACGACGCCGATGTCGCCATCAGCTGGCACCCGTCGAGCTTCTGGGAGGTCGCTCCGGCGCTGGCGCTCGCCAATACCCGTGCCGATTTCGTCTTCACCGGTCGCGCCTCGCATGCCGCCGCCGCGCCGCATCTCGGCCGCTCGGCGCTCGACGCCGTTGAACTCATGAATGTCGGCGTCAACTACATGCGCGAGCACATGCCGTCCGACGCGCGCGTCCATTACGCCCTGCTCGACACGGGCGGTATCGCGCCGAACGTCGTCCAGGCCCATGCCCGCGTCCGCTATTCGATTCGCGCTCGTGATCTCCGCGGCATGCTGGAGCTCGTCCAGCGCGTGAAGAAGATCGCTGAAGGCGCTGCGTTGATGACGGAAACCAAGATGGAGATGCGTATCGTCAGCGCTGTCTCCGATCTCGTCGCCAACACGCCGCTCGAAGAAGCCATGCACAAGGTGATGGAGGAGCTCGGCGCGCCGCATTTCGACGACGCCGACAAGGCCTATGCCGAGAAGATCCGTGCCACGCTCTCGGCCCAGGACATCGCCGCGATCTGGCGCACGGTCGGCATGCAGGACACCGGCACGCCGCTGGCCGACTTCCTCGTGCCGCGCGACGCCAAGCGCAATCCGGCGATCGGCTCGACCGATATCGGCGATGTCAGCTGGGCGGTTCCGACCGTGCAGGCCCATGCGCCGACGGTGGCGCTCGGCACGCCCTTCCACACCTGGCAGGTGGTGGCGCAGGGCAAGTCACCCGCCGCGCACAAGGCGATGGTGCATGTCGCCAAGGCGATGGCCGCGACCGGTGCTGCCGTGTTGAGCGACCCGGCTCTGATGGAAGCCGCCAAGGCCGACCACAAGGCCCGCCTCGGCAAGGAAGGCTACACCTCGCCGCTGCCGCCCGAGGTCAAGCCGCCGCTGACGATGTCGCTGGGCTGA
- a CDS encoding ABC transporter ATP-binding protein — MAALLELSGVEAWYGRAHILHGVGFSVGSGEVVALMGRNGAGKSTTMKTVMGLVPQPRGTIRFEGKDIAGREPFAIARLGIGYVPEDRRVFSELTVMENLEVGRQPPRAGAPHWTPERLFALFPNLGRMRDRPGGAMSGGEQQMLTIARTLMGNPRLLLLDEPSEGLAPVIVEAMAETIRVLKGEGLSVLLSEQNLHFAGSIADRAVIIEKGLIRFDATMAALKADAAARHQYLAV, encoded by the coding sequence ATGGCAGCACTCCTCGAACTCTCCGGCGTCGAGGCCTGGTATGGCCGCGCCCATATCCTGCATGGTGTCGGCTTTTCGGTTGGAAGCGGCGAGGTCGTCGCGCTGATGGGCCGCAATGGCGCCGGCAAGTCGACGACGATGAAGACGGTGATGGGGCTGGTGCCGCAGCCGCGTGGCACGATCCGGTTCGAGGGCAAGGACATCGCCGGGCGCGAGCCCTTCGCGATCGCCCGCCTCGGCATCGGCTATGTACCGGAGGACCGGCGCGTCTTCTCCGAACTGACGGTGATGGAGAACCTCGAGGTCGGCCGCCAGCCGCCGCGGGCCGGCGCGCCGCATTGGACCCCGGAGCGCCTCTTCGCGCTCTTCCCCAATCTCGGCCGCATGCGTGACCGGCCGGGTGGCGCGATGTCGGGCGGAGAGCAGCAGATGCTGACCATCGCCCGCACGCTGATGGGCAATCCGCGCCTGCTGCTGCTCGACGAGCCGTCGGAAGGGCTCGCCCCCGTCATCGTCGAGGCCATGGCCGAGACGATCCGCGTATTGAAGGGCGAGGGGCTTTCGGTGCTGCTTTCCGAGCAGAACCTGCATTTCGCCGGCAGCATCGCCGACCGTGCCGTCATCATCGAGAAGGGGCTGATCCGCTTCGACGCTACGATGGCGGCACTCAAGGCCGACGCGGCGGCGCGGCACCAGTATCTGGCGGTTTGA
- a CDS encoding MarR family transcriptional regulator: MDRAEESGDGLGRHHRSASGQADSAVPEPVDLAGYVLDEQFGFLLRQMQQRYVAMFLEMMGEDGPTPPQFAALCRLAADGRISQNQLGRMTAMDPATIRGVVTRLEERGLVERLHDPDDKRRVLVQLSPRGREQLPAYVVRAKAITIAALHPMEDREVAPLLDLMRRLLAGFKPPDTGAAPPRRP, encoded by the coding sequence ATGGATCGCGCAGAAGAATCAGGAGACGGACTGGGCCGGCATCACCGCTCGGCCAGCGGTCAGGCTGATTCCGCTGTTCCCGAGCCCGTCGATCTCGCCGGCTATGTGCTGGATGAGCAATTCGGCTTCCTGCTGCGGCAGATGCAGCAGCGCTATGTCGCGATGTTCCTTGAGATGATGGGCGAGGACGGGCCGACGCCGCCACAATTCGCCGCTCTGTGCCGGCTCGCCGCCGACGGGCGGATTTCCCAGAACCAGCTCGGCCGCATGACGGCGATGGACCCGGCCACCATACGGGGCGTGGTCACGCGCCTGGAAGAACGCGGGCTGGTCGAACGCCTGCATGATCCCGACGACAAGCGCCGCGTGCTGGTGCAGCTCAGCCCGCGCGGGCGCGAGCAACTGCCCGCCTACGTCGTGCGCGCCAAGGCGATCACCATCGCCGCCCTGCATCCGATGGAGGATCGCGAGGTCGCGCCGCTGCTCGATCTGATGCGGCGTCTGCTCGCCGGTTTCAAACCGCCAGATACTGGTGCCGCGCCGCCGCGTCGGCCTTGA